The DNA segment TCCAAATCTAAATCAACTTAAATCTGAGAAAGTTACTGTTGTCAATGGGGACGTTTCCCTTGAGGATCTGGGTCTTCAAGACACTGACTTGGAACATGAGATGATCCACCAAGTTGATGCCATTGTTAATTTAGCTGCAACTACTAAATTTGATGAAAGGTACtgattttgatatctttttttgtttggtcggCTAACTATATCTAACTACTGAGTTATTCAACCACCATATACACTTATACAGTACCAAACAAAATGTAAAGACTGGTTTTAGATCGGTAATACAACCCCTCAGCAATAGATTTTTGATTTCTTGTAAACTAAATATGTTATCAGTCCATTTAAAACCAACAACATATTAGCGCGACATCAACTATATATAGaccgtttttcaaaaaaaaaaaaactatatatagactgatgattttttttaaaacgtgtATAGACCAATGAAAACAAGTTGCAAcagtaaaaagtatatatagaCTATGGCATGTGTTCAGACAAGTCAGTAAttataattgatatatttagaGTACTAAAGGAATGTTATATCAACCGCAGATACGATATAGCACTTGGTATCAACACACTGGGTGTCCTCAATGTCTTGAATTTCGCCAAGAGATGTGCAAAGATTAATATCTTTGTTCAAGTATCAACAGGtatatacaaaaacaaaactctGGTGTCAGTGACTGTGAAATAaattgtgtttattaggtagCAAATGATAGTATATTTTACGTACAAGGGTTTCTTCCATGTCACCTAATCTTTCAAGTGAACATAAGGTTCTAATAGCAACCATAATGGTGGTCTGTAATATAAGGTTTCTAAATAATTAAGatgataaaattattgaaatctCTTAAAATCTAAGAAACTTTCTCAATAGTTTCTTATTTACTATTGCGTTTGCTCTAATCTGTCCATTTTCCTGATCCGTATCTTAAGGAAAAGGACCCTAATTATATACGCTTACAATCTTTTATATTCTACTACCAATTCTTCAAAAGCGGATGCTTTAGAAGAGTATCAAACGATTAAGACATTTTGAGTTTATAGCAAGAAATAAAAGTGGTCACGTGGAAGATTAAATGGGATGGAACATTATATGGAAACAGAACAATAATGTAACATAGCTTAGATTATCACGATATTGACATGTAACTAATAACTACCAAGTACGtaccaaaaaaactaataataactACCCAGTACGAACCCCACAgtagatataaatataatatggtttcttctttccttctttttttttttttgagcaacactCTTTCCTTCTTTAATAGAAGATCTACCAACATAAAACAGATAACTAATTAAACAactctcatatatatatttggaacACTAACAAATCTCATATATATTGCCAATTTATTGACTTTTTTTGTGCATATTGCCAATTTATTGACATTGATCACTGTTTACAAAGTAATCTGGTTTTACtggataattttttattttttttaactgatAAATTGAGAACATGGTGCGTGTTTTACTGGATAATTAAAACCACCAACTAACAACATTTATAATATAGCTTACGTGTGCGGGGAAAAATCTGGTTTGATAATGGAAACACCATACCGTATGGGTGAGACGTTGAATGGAACCACCGGCCTAGACATCAACCATGAGAAGAAATTGGTCGAGGAGAAACTTGACCAGCTCCGTGTCACTGAAGCCTCTCCTGAAACCATCACTCAAACCATGAAAGATATGGGACTCACCAGGTTCTATTCCCAAATATGTGTTGCAATAAAATGCCAATTGGTGTTAATCTTTGAAATGATTAATGACTAGTCTAAATAATATGATAGGGCAAGAACGTATGGATGGCCAAACACTTACGTTTTCACAAAAGCAATGGGAGAGATGATTGTAGGGGCAAAAAGGGGAAATTTACCACTTGTGTTGATTCGTCCGACAATTATTACTAGCACTATCAAAGAACCATTCCCTGGCTGGACCGAAGGCATCAGGTTAGAACACAGAGTTTCATtacaacatattaaaaatatatatacgttgttttgtattttttttgtacatGTTCTTAATCAAATCACAGTTGCAACTAGTAAAGCAACTTTAAAAGCtgaaaatatatcttaaaacatTTAGATTTATATTCATAATAAATAGGACAAGTATATTAAAGcttttgtaaataattaaatgattGTGATATTAGGCTACTTATGATTGTACCACTCTTTAATGTACAGGACCATTGATAGTCTAGGTGTCGGATATGGTAAAGGCAGACTCACATGCTTCCTTGGTGATCTTAATGCTGTTTCCGATGTGGTACGTACTTTCGTTCACATTCATCTTGTTCTACACTGTGCATTAACATTTCCTCGGATagcatatacatataaattattatcaaCACAGTACAATACCACTATCTCAATAATCCATAAAAATGAATCAAATGTGCTCAAGGATTTCTCACACGTACATATGCTTTATTCTTTTTAACTAGCGTTCTACATCTTCTCTTCACATTAATTTTTAACTCTaggatgaaaaataaaaaagagcttAAAAAATAGCATTACTTATCAtcatttaatgtttttataaatttatgaatCAGATGCCAGCAGATATGGTAGTAAATTCGATGTTAGTGTCGATGGCTGTTCAAGCTGGAAAACAGAAAGAAACTATTTATCATGTGGGTTCCTCGCTAAGAAATCCCTTGAAGAATAAGAAACTTCCTGAGATAGCATACCATTGTTTTACTACCAGACCATGGACTAACAAAGAAGGGAAGCTGGTTCGTGTAAGGAATATCGAGATTCTAAGCTCTATGGCTAGTTTCCACAGATACATGGCCATACATTACTTGATCCCACTAAAGGTActaatttttttagattttgaataagCGAAAACTGGGTTCCTAATCACgtatatatgtttctttttggtttactaCAGGGACTTGCATTATTAAACATTGTATTATGCAAGCTTTTGGACAAAAGTTTGAAGGATTTTCATAGGAAGATAAACTTTGCATTCCGGCTCGTTGAACTTTACCAGCCCTACCTCTTTTTCAATGGAGTGTAAGTAACTTAATTATCAGTTTCTCTCTATGTTATTTGTTCTCTAATCTAATGTGGTTTGGGATCTAAAACAAATGTTGCGCAGATTTGATGATACAAACACGGAAAAGCTGCAAGGAATTGTGTTGAAGACAGAAGCCGAAACCGAGATGTTCTATTTTGATCCAACAGTTATCAATTGGGACGACTATTTTGTGGATATACATGTTCCTGGACTGGTTAAGTACGTTTTCTAATGATGTCATTTGTGTAACCTTTGTTTTATCATGTTCCAACGAGtataaaatgtgtgaaaaatatAGTACTCGTTGATCTGTTTTTATTCGGCTATGTTTTCAAACTTGGGATGTtgctcttttaaaattttaatttcagcATTTGCATATCTATAATGGAACTAtaatttttcaataaaattttatatgacGTCTTATGTTCTCTATATGAGTTAATAGTATCCATTATCCAATATTGAAAATAAGCACTCCTtccattttataataataataatctgaaAGGCGAATAACCTCTTTGACATGATGTTCTTCGCAACTTCATCATTGACAAAACACCTACCAGCAGGCATGTACCATTAGCCAACGATCAAGTAGCCAGCATgatggtatatatataaatgttttagcAGGCATGTATTTTTTTACTATCATACATAATTCATAAGGCAATTttttcaaatagttttttttttttaagtttttgtcacaaaaaacattcaagaaagaaaatgactaaaataaccctgaaatctttaattttaattttaatttttaaaattttgaaattttattccTAAAAAACTTACCCATTAACTCTAAATCTTAGATTAGCTAACTCTAAGATAACAATATActtttaccttttaataaaacttgttttgatcattttttttattgatgattatttttgtgaaaataaactaaaaataactatttttaagaatttttttttaatttttcatatgcatatatattgaataatacCGTTGTTATTAGTTTCACATCTAGGTGATATATGTTTTAATGATATACAGtacgaatatatatattataaacaaaaataattttttaaacgaaaatatattattattttgcatAATCAATAATTCAATAATAGACCGTGGAGTTCAATTATTCTTACAAAACAGAGAAACAAAAGCTGAGCGGTCTGGTCTGATGCGCAGCGTAACTTAACGTAACGAACGATGCCATCTTCCGCACCAATCTCATCGCCGTCTTCTCTCGCTCTCCTCTCAACCAAAACTCGATCTCCACtctccttcttcctcctcaCTCCCCCCAAACCCCTAATCTTCTCCTCCACAACCAGAACCCCCGATCTTCCTTCTTCCCTTTTCGCTTCCCGGCGACCTCGCGATTTCATCAACGTTTAGATTCGATTCTTGTCTTCGTCTACTTTGTATATATGCATACACGATCTGAAACTGGTTCTGGGTTTTGAAACAGGGGAGGGATGAGTTCGTCGACGGTGCGCGGAGCTGGAACCGGAAGATCAGACCGGAGTACGGGTTCGACGACGAGGATTACGAAGACGAGcacgaggaggaggaagaagaagatagaagCTTGGATCTTTTACTTAGGTTCGTGGAGAATGTCTTCAGAAAGGTTTCAAAGAGAGCGAGGAGAGCCGTTAGAACAATCTTGCCTGTTTCCATCTCCACGAAGCTCGTAAAGTCTCGACCTTTCGAATTTAAATTGATGATTCTTTGTTGAGGATTTAATCAAAGGGACAACCTTTGTGCTGTTTTGTTCAATGTAGGTGGGTTTCTCAGTGAATGGTGTACTTATACTTGCGTTTTTGTGGATCTTGAAGGCCTTTCTCGAGGTGATGTACTCTAAAGATCCATGCTTTAGTCTTGTTGGAAGTTAACTAGGAGTGGATTGTTTTGTTGCCTTACAATTGATTGATGTATCTTCGTTATCGGTGTTGTTGAACACATGAGCTAATGTGCATATTCATCAGTGTTATATTACTTGACATAAGCAAAACGttgaaagcttttttttttaatgttggattggcttttttttttattaatgtaattTCTCATGGTTAAATGCAGGTAGCTTGCACACTTGGGACTATTGTATTTACGAGCATTCTACTTATACGGGGGCTTTGGGCTGGTGTAGCATACGTACAAGAAAGCCGCAACAACAGGATCAACGAACTCGCTGATGACCCTCGTGCTTGGAACGGGGTGCAACCAGCTTCTTGATTATAATTCGCTTTATGCTTCAGCAGAATCTCAAGTTTCTAGACTTTCGAGAGCCAAGATGGGCTAAGGTTCTCCGAAGGCAATAAAATCACAGCTGAGTTCTGAATCAGAAAGCAGTTACAGTGGATGGATGTTCATTTGCTATATGTGGTGATTTAGTAATTAAAAGAACAAAATGTAATATTTGTAGCATTTTACTAAGTCAGCTATGGAAGCTTGGCATGTAGCATTTCTTGGTTTTCTAAATAAATAAACGAATATATAGATCTCACCATTTACCTAAGTTTACTTTCAAGTTTTGTACATAATCAGATTTTGAATGGTtttgtataatatatagttttggGGTCAAATTTTTGTATAATACCTAAACAAGACTTTTAACTTCAATCAGTCGTAGGTTTAGTCACACTTGTTTGATTGATTTCTTTTCTCAAGTCTGGAAGAATGATTCAACAAAGAGAGTGCAGTCCTTGCTTTACTCCACTCGATCGACACCAAGTCAAAGCTCGCTGTAGCAAACAGTCCTCGATCGTCTGGTTTGTCCAACAGCATTCAGAACATTGGAAGGTGCTCTCCAATACTTAACTTCCACCTGTCCAGACATTTCATATGCAGCTCCCTGATCTATGAGAAAGCATATTTCAATACTTAGCAAACCCCTACCACTACAGTTTGCTGACATCTTCATGAATTACGCTCTAGCCTGAGTGTGCCTTAACCTCCCACTCTCCCACTACAAAAAGGGTGTAGATTGTATTCATATACGACAATCTCTAAGACTTTGTATATATTGTCTTTTTTGTTCTGTGGTTGTATACTAGGGCTCTGGTTGTATAGTTAAGATACAATTTGTTTATATGTACTATTTAGTCCTATAAATAATACATACGGCTCATGGAGTTTTCATAAGCCTATATGTTCTATGGGCGGTTATGTTCATTTTGTATAAATTAATGAAACAGGGTAtgcatataattatatatacaactaCTTTTTCGCTTTGACTTAAACAATTTAGTTCATGTAAAAAACAATTTAGTTCAGATTCGGCTTGATTTATATGCCAGCTCCCAAGACTACAAATCTTTGCCTTCTATTGGATTTTTTGTTagctttatattatatattttaatcgtCACATGCTAGAGCATAATTCATGGGAATGACATCAAACTGTGAAAAGAAGAGTCAAgagttgtatatatattatactattgGATTGGATTTGCTGTTAGCTTTATAGAATACATTTTAATCGTGTTATACGCCTAACTAGTCGGTTCTAATTAAGCTTTATAAAACtcactatctttttttttgttaaaaaactcACTATCTTAATAAGTACTTTTGGGTTTACCTTGAATATAACCCATTTTTCAGGAAGGATTTTTGAGCGAGAGACCTCGTAAGGGAGAAATGATAGAGATAATCTATAGAACGTTTTGTTATTAACTTATTATTAAAGAGTTTTGACAATAGagagatgtgaagtttataAAGTTGATGTTAAAAGCGGAGGATATGTTATCTAGTGCACTTACAGATTACAATACATAGAGgcagatatattattttcacctAAAACAAAAACCAACTAAACATCCACAAAAGGCTAAAAGTCGACAATAATGCCAAAAGATTAGTGGATGTATGAAATTCCACTAAGATGCATTTTGAAGTTTTGATGTTCTTATGTACCTTTTATTCCCACTTAGTGGTACACATATATACAATAGACAGAGACAACACAACACAATGCATATTATCAATAAATATCTTATTAATTTGTATACTTATACGTACCAGGTGGTGTATTTATCTTCTACCTCCAAAATAAATAcatgatattaaaaaaatatacacgcatgggatttaattatatatgtcgGGCAGCATCGTCAACTTAGTATGGATCTCAAAACTGAGCTCTCAGAAACAATTTAAAACAAGAAGATACACACGATGTATAGTGGTTCAACTTGAGAGTTATATTTTAACATTGCGGTGGACTTCACTAAGACCAACTCCGTTAGGTGAACAATACTCATCTAGCGAATAAGCATAGATGCATGTTTTCCATGTGACGTTGTCCTTTATACTTCTACGGGGAAGTTCTAATTGACGTATATGTACAAATATTCGATTCACCAAAAATAGAGAACTAGACTCTTGTATGGAAGTCAACTGTCAGATGTAGGATAAAAGCATATGCATTACTTTGTAAGTAACGATCaatctcatattttttttttgatcgaaCAATCTCATATAAATTTGACGGCACATCATATCCTCGCAAAACATGAACAGATCTCTATCTCCGACAAGAGAGATAAGTCAACTCCGTATATGATTCTATACAATTAGTTAGTCGTCAGCACCTGATAAGTCACGTCAATATGTATATCTATCTATAACATCAAGTATCGTATTCTATCTGCACCATATGCAAATGAATTCTAGAATCACATGTTTTacagaaataaatattttaataagtaTTGTGGATGATACTAATTAATTACACTATAAATTTTCTAAACGTGAAAAGGGCTTACTACTAATGAGGTAATGATTATGTGATTTAATATTGGGTTAATCTATCTAAACTTAAAGGAAGATTCtaagagaaacaagagagacTCTTCAGCCTAACTAAGAGAAGAGCATATTCGCTCGCATATTGCTTATTGTTACATATTCTTGTAAAGTAATTTACATTTATCCcatgatttaattattatatatgtcAACATATCATATAAGTTGGAAATCAATAGACTTAaccttttttatttatcatttttaattagatgTGATTCTAAGACCTGATCCACCAGAAAAGACATTCAAGTTATCTGTTAAGACATTTTACAACATTTGTTTTTCCATTTCATAAGATACTAATTGTGCTTATCCTAACTTTTGTGTGCCAATAAACAAATGGACACACATCAAAATCCTTTTTAATGATTTCAGTTGTGGGCACGTATTATTATAATCAAATATGCATGCGGGTGCGAACTAAGTAGACTAACAACACATAATTAAACAAACAAGCTTTTTCTTTAAACAAACAAACTTGTCCAAATGTTTTCAGCGTTTTCTAAAATCAAAGAAGAAGGCTCGTCAAATCAAGGACCGTGGAACCTATGGGGGAGAGCATTATTAAGTGTAagatacataatataaaaatatttaaaatagagatatataaataaatattagataAAAATGAGACAACTAATTATTATCTaaagcaaaacaaat comes from the Brassica rapa cultivar Chiifu-401-42 chromosome A01, CAAS_Brap_v3.01, whole genome shotgun sequence genome and includes:
- the LOC103844261 gene encoding protein SHORT HYPOCOTYL IN WHITE LIGHT 1 is translated as MPSSAPISSPSSLALLSTKTRSPLSFFLLTPPKPLIFSSTTRTPDLPSSLFASRRPRDFINGRDEFVDGARSWNRKIRPEYGFDDEDYEDEHEEEEEEDRSLDLLLRFVENVFRKVSKRARRAVRTILPVSISTKLVGFSVNGVLILAFLWILKAFLEVACTLGTIVFTSILLIRGLWAGVAYVQESRNNRINELADDPRAWNGVQPAS
- the LOC103844166 gene encoding fatty acyl-CoA reductase 3 is translated as MSTETEIVSVLQYLDNKSILVIGAAGFLANIFVEKILRVAPNVKKLYLLLRASTDKSATQRFKDEILGKDLYRVLKEKYGPNLNQLKSEKVTVVNGDVSLEDLGLQDTDLEHEMIHQVDAIVNLAATTKFDERYDIALGINTLGVLNVLNFAKRCAKINIFVQVSTAYVCGEKSGLIMETPYRMGETLNGTTGLDINHEKKLVEEKLDQLRVTEASPETITQTMKDMGLTRARTYGWPNTYVFTKAMGEMIVGAKRGNLPLVLIRPTIITSTIKEPFPGWTEGIRTIDSLGVGYGKGRLTCFLGDLNAVSDVMPADMVVNSMLVSMAVQAGKQKETIYHVGSSLRNPLKNKKLPEIAYHCFTTRPWTNKEGKLVRVRNIEILSSMASFHRYMAIHYLIPLKGLALLNIVLCKLLDKSLKDFHRKINFAFRLVELYQPYLFFNGVFDDTNTEKLQGIVLKTEAETEMFYFDPTVINWDDYFVDIHVPGLVKYVF